The Helicobacter mustelae genome has a segment encoding these proteins:
- the nikR gene encoding nickel-responsive transcriptional regulator NikR, producing MRTMEKEKNSLMRFSVSLQKNLLDNLDARLTNQGYASRSEVIRDLIREKIVQESWEKDDNSEDKVAVFVIVYDHHQRELNQRMIDIQHSADTEILCTTHVHLDHHNCLETIIFRGKSADIHQIALEIAGLKGVKFSKLTQTGHFPKDL from the coding sequence ATGCGGACTATGGAAAAGGAAAAAAACTCCCTTATGCGTTTTTCTGTGTCACTGCAGAAAAACCTCTTGGACAATTTGGATGCTCGCCTCACCAATCAAGGTTATGCCTCTCGATCAGAGGTGATACGCGATTTGATTCGAGAGAAGATTGTCCAGGAAAGTTGGGAAAAAGATGACAATAGCGAGGATAAGGTGGCGGTGTTTGTGATTGTGTATGATCACCACCAAAGGGAGCTCAATCAGCGCATGATTGACATCCAGCATAGCGCAGATACTGAGATTCTATGTACCACGCATGTCCACTTAGATCATCACAATTGCTTGGAGACCATCATCTTCCGAGGCAAGAGTGCAGACATTCATCAGATTGCTTTGGAGATTGCTGGACTCAAGGGAGTGAAATTCTCCAAACTCACGCAAACTGGTCATTTCCCCAAAGATCTTTGA
- the nadD gene encoding nicotinate (nicotinamide) nucleotide adenylyltransferase, giving the protein MHLVLYGGSFDPPHIAHIEIIKEVSKSIPMDLLVVMVAYHNPLKFPCIFSEKLRLKWMRKICGEWDKVLVSDYEITHKITYTIQTIEYLEDRYKPSQIDVILGEDNFATLHQWHRVDELKKKVRFIMVRREGFEFPSKVGQEICLKNITVPISSTQIRASKGLERAWIPSLILQEVLENFKEQI; this is encoded by the coding sequence ATGCATTTAGTCCTGTATGGGGGGAGCTTTGATCCTCCGCATATTGCTCATATTGAGATTATCAAAGAGGTGTCCAAATCCATCCCCATGGATTTGCTCGTCGTGATGGTGGCCTATCACAATCCATTGAAATTCCCCTGTATCTTCAGCGAGAAGCTTCGACTCAAATGGATGAGGAAGATTTGTGGAGAATGGGATAAGGTATTGGTGAGTGATTATGAAATTACTCACAAGATTACCTATACCATACAGACTATAGAGTATTTAGAAGATCGCTATAAGCCCAGCCAAATCGATGTGATCTTGGGTGAGGATAATTTTGCTACATTGCATCAATGGCATAGAGTTGATGAGCTCAAAAAAAAGGTACGATTTATTATGGTGCGGCGCGAGGGGTTTGAATTCCCCTCCAAAGTGGGGCAGGAGATCTGCCTTAAAAATATCACTGTTCCCATTTCTTCCACGCAGATTCGCGCGAGCAAGGGATTGGAGAGAGCGTGGATTCCATCTTTGATCTTGCAAGAAGTATTGGAAAATTTTAAGGAGCAAATTTGA
- the rsfS gene encoding ribosome silencing factor, whose product MRQERLDFIIEILGSKKAEDIECIDVREKDYIVDYVIIATSMAGRHTYALLDLLKTELKPRGEHFYSVDEESEDWIVVDLGDIMIHLFTQNHRKKFNLEEFLKQELAQR is encoded by the coding sequence TTGAGACAAGAGAGACTGGATTTTATCATAGAGATCCTTGGAAGCAAGAAGGCAGAAGACATTGAATGCATTGATGTGCGAGAAAAGGACTATATCGTAGATTATGTCATTATTGCTACATCCATGGCAGGGAGGCATACCTATGCCTTGCTAGACCTGCTTAAAACCGAGCTCAAGCCAAGAGGGGAGCATTTTTACTCTGTGGATGAGGAGAGCGAAGATTGGATTGTGGTGGATTTAGGGGATATCATGATCCACCTTTTCACCCAAAATCATCGCAAAAAATTTAATCTCGAAGAGTTTTTGAAGCAAGAGCTAGCACAAAGATGA